One stretch of Francisella sp. LA112445 DNA includes these proteins:
- a CDS encoding DUF547 domain-containing protein, giving the protein MRKIKISKYFLLVILALITTSLNAAPSAQLWGYWDKSDQSSQAKIDFKPWQDFLDKYVVQKGNQTFVNYSAVSKKDKQILNKAINTYSKLNILKYNKNQQLAYWINMYNMLTIRVILQYYPVKSITDIDKSWFGYSKVWDQKVIKIDSKELTLNDIEHRIIRPIWHDPRVHSAVNCASISCPNLSKEAYQGNQINAQLDKSFATWINSSKGFELKDNNIYISKIFDWYGSDFGDQAQMRQFIAKYLITKTKKEAILNENKTIYYQNYNWNLNQLPIYEK; this is encoded by the coding sequence ATGAGAAAAATAAAAATATCCAAATATTTTCTATTAGTTATATTAGCTTTAATAACTACATCTTTAAATGCTGCACCAAGTGCACAATTGTGGGGTTATTGGGATAAGTCAGATCAGTCATCACAGGCAAAGATTGATTTTAAGCCGTGGCAGGATTTCTTAGATAAATACGTTGTACAGAAAGGGAATCAAACATTTGTTAATTATAGTGCGGTTTCAAAAAAAGATAAGCAAATCCTTAATAAAGCAATAAATACGTATTCTAAGTTAAATATTTTGAAATATAATAAAAATCAGCAGTTAGCGTATTGGATAAATATGTACAATATGCTGACTATCCGAGTTATTTTGCAATATTACCCAGTTAAATCAATTACAGATATTGATAAGAGTTGGTTTGGATATTCAAAAGTATGGGATCAAAAAGTTATTAAAATTGATAGTAAAGAATTAACTCTAAATGATATTGAACATCGGATTATTCGTCCAATATGGCATGATCCAAGAGTTCACTCTGCTGTTAATTGTGCTTCTATTAGCTGTCCTAACTTATCTAAAGAAGCTTACCAAGGTAATCAAATAAATGCACAATTAGATAAGTCTTTTGCAACTTGGATAAATAGCTCCAAGGGTTTTGAGTTAAAAGATAATAATATTTATATATCAAAAATATTTGATTGGTATGGTAGTGATTTTGGTGATCAGGCACAGATGCGTCAGTTTATTGCTAAATATCTAATAACTAAAACTAAAAAAGAAGCAATATTGAATGAAAATAAAACTATTTATTATCAAAATTATAATTGGAATTTAAATCAGCTACCTATTTATGAAAAATAA
- a CDS encoding ferritin-like domain-containing protein translates to MQLENKDKVFEILNKILETEMAGVVRYTHYSLMIIGHNRIPIVSWMQSQAKESLAHATEAGEMITHFDGHPSLEIAELSETYQHNIDNILRESLEHENKAKDYYYELLKLVEGKSVLLEEYARKLIVEEETHIGEVEKMLRRSY, encoded by the coding sequence ATGCAATTAGAAAATAAAGATAAAGTTTTTGAAATTCTAAATAAAATATTAGAAACAGAAATGGCTGGTGTTGTAAGATATACTCACTATTCTCTTATGATAATTGGTCACAATAGAATACCAATCGTAAGCTGGATGCAATCACAAGCAAAAGAGAGCTTAGCCCATGCGACTGAAGCAGGTGAAATGATTACTCATTTTGATGGCCACCCTTCTTTAGAGATTGCAGAATTAAGCGAAACATACCAGCATAATATTGATAACATCCTAAGAGAAAGCCTCGAGCATGAAAATAAAGCAAAAGACTACTATTATGAGCTACTAAAGCTAGTAGAAGGAAAATCTGTACTCCTAGAAGAATATGCTAGAAAGCTAATAGTGGAGGAAGAGACTCATATTGGTGAAGTAGAAAAAATGCTTAGAAGATCTTACTAG
- the dapA gene encoding 4-hydroxy-tetrahydrodipicolinate synthase: MKNINIEGIVAYIPTPFDKSDQISLKGLEILIDRLIKKGVDAISPLGSTGESAYLSLDEWKSVTQKTVEFTNKRVPVIVGASDMTTANCIEKAKYAQSVGADAIMVIPMIYWKLSEDDIFNHYKHISDAIDIPIVVYNNPSNSGFDMKPSFIARLFNEIENVKMVKDSTGDIQRVHEIRLLTEDKLPIYCGYDPIVVDMLISGASGWCTAAANIIPELNIDLYKAIKNKSLAQAYELFNKQYRFLKFIIEEGGLSKTVKSGLTFMGVNVGNPRLPISPLYQDKLNELKIIMTELNIVG; the protein is encoded by the coding sequence ATGAAAAATATAAATATTGAAGGTATTGTTGCTTATATTCCAACACCATTTGATAAGTCTGATCAAATAAGTTTAAAGGGTTTAGAGATTCTTATTGATAGATTGATTAAAAAAGGAGTAGATGCAATCTCTCCTTTAGGAAGTACAGGTGAAAGTGCCTATCTGAGTTTAGATGAATGGAAGAGTGTAACCCAAAAAACTGTTGAATTTACGAATAAACGAGTTCCTGTTATTGTGGGCGCTTCTGATATGACAACAGCAAATTGTATTGAGAAAGCTAAATATGCTCAAAGTGTAGGAGCAGATGCTATTATGGTGATTCCAATGATTTATTGGAAATTATCTGAAGATGATATTTTTAATCATTATAAGCATATTTCAGATGCAATAGATATTCCCATAGTTGTTTATAATAATCCATCAAATAGTGGCTTTGATATGAAACCTAGCTTTATTGCCCGTCTTTTTAACGAGATAGAAAATGTAAAAATGGTAAAAGACTCTACAGGTGATATACAGAGAGTGCATGAAATTCGTTTACTTACTGAAGATAAATTACCTATTTATTGTGGCTATGATCCTATTGTTGTAGATATGCTAATATCCGGAGCAAGTGGTTGGTGTACAGCTGCTGCAAATATTATTCCAGAGTTAAATATTGATCTTTATAAAGCTATTAAAAATAAAAGTTTAGCTCAAGCTTATGAACTTTTTAATAAGCAATATAGATTCCTAAAATTTATAATTGAAGAGGGAGGTTTATCAAAAACAGTTAAAAGTGGATTAACTTTTATGGGTGTTAATGTAGGAAACCCACGTTTGCCTATTTCCCCACTTTATCAAGATAAATTAAATGAGCTAAAAATAATAATGACGGAATTAAATATAGTAGGTTAG
- a CDS encoding FAD-dependent oxidoreductase: MKQIRTDICVIGGGSGGLSVAAGAVQMGAKVVLCEGGKMGGDCLNYGCVPSKAMIEASRIIHSCNKAKEFGIDIKNFEADYKKVQAHVANVIAKIEPHDSIERFESLGVDVIQDYAHIIDKKTVQAGDIQIKAKYIVLATGSRAKIFPIEGLEDIDYLTNETIFSLDKQPEHLLVMGGGPIGVELAQAHALLGSKVTILEAESNILGPVDNDCRQVLLDEFKKLGIDVVTKAKVSKVSKQDAQVKLETNIGNYSGSHLLVATGRQPNIEKLNLDKVGIKHSAKGINVDTRLRTNYKNIYAIGDLASQYQFTHTAGYHAGIVIQNILFKLPAKVNYSSFPWAVYTTPEIAHTGMPIKQAKENGVTILTLSYESNDRAQANLSTNGLLKIAVNKRGYILGASIVGDQAGELITQWTLAIKNKLKIKQMASHIVPYPTLSELNKRIAGSYFTPSLYSEKVKKIVRFLLKF, from the coding sequence ATGAAACAAATAAGAACAGATATTTGTGTAATTGGTGGTGGCTCTGGTGGCCTATCTGTTGCTGCCGGAGCAGTGCAAATGGGTGCAAAAGTTGTCCTTTGTGAAGGTGGGAAGATGGGTGGTGATTGTTTAAACTATGGCTGTGTACCATCTAAAGCCATGATTGAAGCTTCAAGAATTATACATAGCTGTAATAAAGCTAAAGAGTTTGGTATTGATATTAAAAATTTTGAAGCGGACTACAAAAAAGTACAAGCTCATGTTGCTAATGTGATAGCAAAGATAGAACCACATGATTCTATTGAGAGGTTTGAGTCTTTGGGTGTAGATGTTATCCAAGATTATGCTCATATTATAGATAAAAAGACTGTCCAAGCTGGCGATATACAGATCAAAGCAAAATATATAGTCTTAGCTACTGGTTCACGAGCAAAAATATTTCCAATAGAAGGTCTAGAAGATATTGATTATCTAACAAATGAGACAATTTTTAGTTTAGATAAACAGCCAGAGCATTTACTTGTGATGGGAGGTGGACCGATTGGAGTTGAGTTAGCTCAAGCTCATGCCCTGTTAGGTTCGAAAGTAACAATCCTTGAAGCCGAATCTAATATATTAGGACCAGTTGACAATGACTGTAGGCAGGTGCTATTAGATGAGTTTAAAAAGCTTGGTATAGATGTAGTTACAAAGGCTAAAGTTTCAAAAGTTTCTAAACAAGATGCTCAAGTAAAGCTAGAAACTAATATTGGCAATTATAGTGGCTCTCATCTATTAGTAGCTACTGGAAGACAGCCTAATATAGAAAAGCTTAACTTAGATAAAGTTGGTATTAAACACTCTGCTAAAGGGATTAATGTTGATACGAGATTACGGACTAATTATAAAAATATATATGCAATTGGTGATTTAGCTAGTCAATATCAATTTACTCATACAGCGGGTTATCATGCTGGAATTGTTATTCAAAATATTTTATTTAAGCTACCTGCAAAAGTTAACTACTCAAGTTTTCCATGGGCTGTATATACAACTCCAGAGATAGCTCATACCGGTATGCCTATTAAACAAGCTAAAGAAAACGGTGTAACAATATTGACACTATCATATGAGAGTAATGATAGAGCTCAGGCAAATCTTTCAACAAATGGCTTACTTAAGATAGCTGTTAATAAAAGAGGTTATATTCTAGGAGCTAGTATTGTAGGGGACCAGGCTGGTGAGCTTATTACTCAGTGGACATTGGCGATTAAAAACAAACTAAAAATCAAGCAAATGGCTTCACATATTGTGCCATATCCAACTCTTAGTGAATTAAACAAGCGTATAGCTGGATCATACTTTACACCGTCATTATATAGTGAAAAAGTTAAAAAAATAGTTCGTTTTTTATTAAAGTTTTAA
- a CDS encoding VTT domain-containing protein — MSKFKSYIPILVLILGLIIFFALGGQKYLSLAAIKQHYQDLVAWTNSYFWLSSLVFIVVYIIVVAFSIPGATIMTLLGGFLFGLFPGVIWVNLGATIGACLLFLAVKTAFGETLKAKAKGSIEKLRKGFENDAFNYLLILRLIPLFPFFAINIACGAVGIRLSTFFWATLLGIIPGSLVYTWVGTGLGFVLRQGKELDMGIIFAPQFILPIIALAILSLVPVIYKKIKGAKA, encoded by the coding sequence ATGAGTAAATTTAAAAGTTATATTCCTATTTTAGTCTTGATACTAGGTTTAATAATATTTTTTGCTTTAGGTGGGCAGAAATATCTATCTTTAGCAGCTATAAAGCAACATTATCAAGATTTAGTTGCTTGGACAAATTCTTATTTTTGGCTTAGCTCATTAGTGTTTATTGTTGTGTACATTATAGTAGTAGCATTTTCTATACCTGGAGCAACGATTATGACTTTGTTAGGAGGTTTCTTATTTGGTTTGTTCCCAGGTGTGATTTGGGTAAATCTAGGTGCAACTATTGGCGCTTGTCTATTATTCTTAGCTGTTAAAACAGCATTTGGTGAAACATTAAAAGCAAAAGCAAAAGGTAGTATTGAGAAATTGCGTAAAGGCTTTGAAAATGATGCTTTTAATTACTTACTGATACTGCGTTTGATACCTTTATTTCCATTTTTTGCAATAAATATAGCTTGTGGGGCTGTCGGTATTCGCTTATCAACATTTTTCTGGGCAACTTTATTAGGGATTATACCAGGCTCATTAGTCTATACATGGGTTGGTACTGGATTAGGTTTTGTATTACGCCAAGGTAAAGAGTTAGACATGGGTATTATCTTTGCACCTCAATTTATTCTACCAATAATTGCATTAGCAATATTATCGCTTGTTCCAGTCATATACAAAAAAATCAAAGGAGCTAAGGCATGA
- a CDS encoding YiiX/YebB-like N1pC/P60 family cysteine hydrolase, which translates to MKKIKTLIYQKISSFLLFNISQPRISPLSDYNKLVKHLEVCDVILVEGRSRAARAISVITRSIWTHSALYIGNFEQLAKDIQELVLEYNPKLGSGPLIIESNIGEGVVIKSLNIYSSDHLRICRPRNISKIQKNIIINYALSELGLPYDNQQVFDLARFFCPWWILPRKWHSSLFNHNAQNPTKLTCSLLIATAFIKAKFPILPLLEKTTDGKLKVHTRNPRLFVPSDFDYSPFFEIIKYPITGLEDFKS; encoded by the coding sequence ATGAAAAAAATAAAAACTTTAATATATCAAAAGATTAGTAGCTTCTTATTATTTAATATCAGCCAGCCTAGGATATCACCACTATCTGATTATAATAAATTGGTTAAACATCTAGAAGTATGCGATGTCATTCTTGTAGAAGGTAGAAGCCGCGCAGCTAGAGCTATCAGTGTAATTACAAGAAGTATTTGGACTCATTCAGCACTTTATATAGGTAATTTTGAGCAGTTAGCAAAGGATATTCAGGAGTTAGTTTTAGAATATAATCCTAAGTTAGGGTCTGGACCACTTATTATAGAGAGCAATATAGGTGAAGGAGTTGTTATAAAGAGTTTAAATATTTATTCATCAGACCACTTAAGAATTTGTAGACCAAGAAATATTTCCAAAATCCAAAAAAATATAATTATTAATTATGCACTTTCTGAGTTGGGCCTACCTTATGATAATCAACAAGTATTTGATTTAGCTAGATTTTTCTGTCCTTGGTGGATTTTACCAAGAAAGTGGCATTCTAGTTTATTTAATCATAATGCACAAAATCCGACGAAATTAACCTGCTCTTTACTAATTGCAACGGCATTTATCAAAGCAAAGTTTCCTATTTTACCATTGTTAGAGAAAACAACTGATGGAAAACTAAAAGTCCATACTAGAAATCCCAGACTATTTGTTCCTTCTGATTTTGATTATTCACCTTTTTTTGAAATTATAAAGTATCCTATTACTGGATTGGAAGACTTTAAGAGTTAG
- a CDS encoding IS5 family transposase, which translates to MHYHIKEVFWSSILLFLKSQKGIHTNDEDKLRLFIEAVFYVLRTGCQWRMLPFYYGKYRSIHKRFKDWSDKDIFSKLFKSVQNPDLQEVMLDSTIARAHACATGYDKNDNQAIGRSVGGVTTKIHAMTDALGNPLEVLLSEGKTHDSKVAIDLLQKVYNTKVIADRAYHSNEIREHIQNISSEAVIPCKSNTINPIDFDIQIYKERHLIENFFSKIKHFRRVFSRFDKTISAYLGMIKLACTFIWLR; encoded by the coding sequence ATGCATTATCATATAAAAGAAGTATTCTGGTCAAGTATTTTATTATTCTTAAAATCACAAAAAGGTATACATACCAATGATGAAGACAAATTAAGATTGTTTATTGAAGCAGTATTTTATGTATTACGTACAGGCTGCCAATGGAGAATGTTACCATTTTATTATGGTAAATATAGATCAATACATAAGCGTTTTAAGGATTGGAGTGATAAAGACATATTCTCTAAATTATTTAAGTCAGTGCAAAATCCTGATTTACAAGAAGTTATGCTTGACTCAACGATAGCAAGAGCACATGCCTGTGCTACAGGATATGACAAGAATGATAACCAAGCAATTGGTAGATCAGTTGGTGGAGTAACCACCAAGATTCATGCTATGACCGATGCTTTAGGCAACCCGCTGGAAGTATTACTGTCAGAAGGTAAAACTCATGATAGTAAAGTGGCAATAGACCTACTACAGAAGGTATATAATACAAAAGTTATCGCTGATAGAGCATATCACTCTAATGAAATTAGAGAACATATTCAAAATATATCCTCTGAAGCTGTTATTCCCTGCAAATCAAATACTATAAACCCTATAGATTTTGATATTCAAATATACAAAGAAAGACATTTGATTGAGAATTTCTTTTCTAAAATTAAGCATTTTAGAAGAGTATTTTCTAGGTTTGATAAAACCATTTCAGCATATCTGGGTATGATTAAATTAGCTTGTACTTTTATTTGGCTTCGATGA
- a CDS encoding CDP-alcohol phosphatidyltransferase family protein — protein MLEQSVRPWFQKYFINAVATSLSALNIKPNTLTILSLITGFISAILVLWVPWLAVVFLLISGYLDVLDGSVARLQKSNSPLGTMLDILSDRFVESFIIIAIFIYQLEIAWVGLIMMMSIIVCISSFLLVGIFSQQQSSKSFYYSPGLMERAETFIFFIVMILLPSTVLLLGILFTILVLWTTFYRVYEFHNQTKV, from the coding sequence ATGCTAGAGCAAAGTGTCAGACCTTGGTTTCAAAAGTATTTTATAAATGCTGTAGCAACATCACTATCAGCTTTAAACATAAAGCCAAATACTTTAACTATACTATCTCTTATTACAGGCTTTATAAGTGCTATATTAGTCTTATGGGTACCATGGTTAGCTGTGGTATTTCTTTTAATATCAGGCTATTTAGATGTATTAGATGGTAGTGTTGCAAGATTACAAAAATCTAATTCGCCATTAGGTACAATGCTCGATATTTTATCTGATCGTTTTGTCGAGTCTTTTATTATTATCGCGATTTTTATTTATCAGTTAGAGATTGCTTGGGTTGGATTGATAATGATGATGTCAATAATTGTCTGTATAAGTAGTTTTTTACTTGTTGGAATATTTAGTCAGCAACAATCATCAAAGAGTTTTTACTATTCACCAGGATTAATGGAGAGAGCTGAGACTTTTATATTTTTTATTGTGATGATTTTATTGCCATCTACTGTACTACTTCTTGGGATTTTATTTACTATTTTAGTGTTATGGACAACTTTTTATAGAGTTTATGAGTTTCATAATCAAACAAAGGTTTAA
- a CDS encoding ankyrin repeat domain-containing protein, whose amino-acid sequence MNLLKLQKALGYKVREIGMCHGIAYMAIQAIIRNQLGTYIKRIEILDLFIKSQGNDEEKAINDLVKEIKKAESKRADKDHIGKLTDYEKMLLDIVAWLDGVQIYHGLDFKSIGKSEYYINYQDYRRSTNFFGGNDEGYQKIFLQSKDVCLLTKAKISEIYHKVLYSNKSIAFSITRPGHIIAIGKSKSFNSIYLINHNQHSIISNADQAFNLIYKACFDGVVSEDKAISILEFTDTPQIDIYIYFNDNQKLTDKNIQDLLYISLREGHTEAVKKYTDCILETKKYHLLSINDKINAPGLYVAMQNDHAETVEAFIKIIAQSSIPNQMKTKLLLAEQDGFSGLYIALHNGHIETIKTYIETIIIIKCNIDKYELISACSDNNCTPGLFSALANGYVEGIETYIKTIDSISDVSINKFKKQIFTAENINGTPGLFMALANDHAEAVKTYIKAVANIKDTTINKQDLLAAIDNGAPGLYIALEKGHTEAIKIYIEEICNISNINKYQLLHSKNSRGTPGLFAALRNGHTDTIKTYIKAISNIQDDSINSHKQEVLAAKHNNVSGLFIALQNNHVDTIKIYIETIININDSTINKQELLTATSHLNNPGLFTIMQEDKVDAVEAYIEAIEEINNPMIDKGKLLSAISINNISGLYQALLTNKEDSMISTYLKIKDNNGYCANTIMNSKVDKVEIKRLLLKWAYRYKQGVNKNIKDYPLLIKLLSYNRSSIFKKAITASMKQLCSHIDWYQHGPYK is encoded by the coding sequence ATGAATCTACTCAAACTACAAAAAGCTTTGGGATATAAAGTACGTGAGATTGGCATGTGTCATGGTATAGCATATATGGCTATACAAGCTATTATTAGAAATCAGTTAGGCACTTATATTAAGCGTATTGAGATTTTAGATTTATTTATAAAATCTCAAGGTAATGATGAAGAAAAGGCTATAAATGACTTAGTTAAGGAAATAAAAAAAGCAGAATCTAAAAGAGCTGATAAGGATCATATAGGTAAATTAACTGATTATGAGAAGATGTTGTTAGATATAGTCGCATGGTTAGATGGAGTTCAAATCTATCATGGATTAGATTTTAAATCCATTGGTAAAAGTGAGTACTATATTAACTATCAAGACTATCGGAGGTCTACTAACTTTTTTGGAGGTAATGACGAAGGGTATCAAAAAATATTCTTACAATCAAAGGATGTTTGCTTATTAACTAAAGCAAAAATATCTGAGATTTACCATAAAGTTTTATATTCTAATAAATCTATAGCTTTTTCAATCACAAGACCTGGACACATTATAGCCATCGGAAAAAGTAAATCATTTAATTCTATCTATCTAATAAATCACAACCAACATTCAATTATAAGTAATGCAGATCAGGCATTTAATCTAATATACAAAGCTTGCTTTGACGGAGTTGTATCAGAAGATAAAGCTATTAGTATATTAGAATTTACAGATACTCCTCAAATTGATATCTACATTTATTTTAATGATAACCAAAAGCTTACTGACAAGAATATACAAGACTTACTATACATTTCTCTAAGAGAGGGTCATACTGAAGCTGTTAAGAAATATACTGACTGCATTCTAGAAACTAAAAAATATCATTTATTAAGCATTAACGATAAAATTAATGCTCCTGGGTTATATGTAGCTATGCAAAATGATCATGCTGAAACAGTTGAAGCATTTATTAAAATAATAGCGCAATCAAGTATTCCTAATCAAATGAAGACAAAGCTTCTACTTGCCGAGCAAGATGGTTTTTCAGGATTATATATAGCTTTACATAATGGTCATATTGAGACAATTAAAACTTATATTGAAACAATAATTATTATAAAGTGTAATATAGACAAGTATGAGCTAATTTCTGCTTGCTCTGATAATAACTGTACTCCTGGGTTATTCTCTGCTTTAGCAAATGGTTATGTAGAAGGTATTGAGACTTATATTAAAACTATAGATAGTATTAGTGATGTTTCTATAAATAAATTTAAAAAACAAATATTCACAGCTGAAAATATTAATGGTACTCCTGGATTGTTTATGGCTTTAGCAAATGACCATGCTGAAGCAGTTAAGACGTATATCAAGGCAGTTGCTAATATAAAAGATACAACAATAAATAAACAAGATCTTTTAGCCGCAATAGATAATGGTGCTCCTGGATTATACATAGCCCTAGAAAAAGGTCATACTGAAGCTATAAAAATATATATAGAAGAAATATGCAATATTTCTAACATTAATAAGTATCAATTATTACACTCTAAAAACTCTAGAGGTACTCCTGGATTATTCGCTGCTTTAAGAAATGGTCATACAGATACAATTAAAACTTATATAAAAGCTATATCAAACATTCAAGATGACTCCATAAATAGCCATAAACAAGAAGTACTTGCAGCAAAGCATAATAATGTATCTGGACTTTTTATTGCTTTACAAAATAATCACGTTGATACAATTAAAATCTATATTGAAACGATAATAAATATAAATGACTCAACTATTAATAAGCAAGAACTTCTGACTGCTACTTCTCATTTGAATAATCCCGGACTTTTTACAATTATGCAAGAGGATAAGGTAGATGCTGTAGAGGCATATATTGAAGCCATCGAAGAAATAAATAATCCTATGATCGATAAAGGCAAACTACTATCTGCTATATCCATCAACAATATATCTGGACTATATCAAGCATTACTTACTAATAAGGAGGATAGTATGATAAGTACTTATCTTAAAATTAAAGATAATAATGGTTATTGTGCTAATACGATTATGAATAGCAAAGTAGATAAGGTTGAGATAAAAAGACTATTGCTAAAATGGGCTTATAGGTATAAGCAAGGTGTTAATAAAAATATTAAAGACTATCCCCTACTTATTAAATTATTATCTTATAACAGATCATCAATTTTTAAAAAAGCTATAACCGCTTCAATGAAACAACTCTGTAGTCATATAGATTGGTACCAACATGGCCCTTACAAATAA
- a CDS encoding ankyrin repeat domain-containing protein → MNLLKLQKALSYKIDEGGMCYGIAFMGIQAIIRNKVDSYIYRINLINNYIDKYGCEDKAIEALIFDINTAYNKRTNKLTRETLTDNDNRLLSILDWLDGIQIYHGLDLKSIGKSHYHIEYQDYERSTNFFGGNDERYQKIFLQSKDVCLLTRAKISEIYHKVLYSNKSIAFSITRPGHIIAIGKSKSFNSIYLINHNQHSIISNADQAFNLIYRACFDGVVSEDKAVCILEFTDISSLSNLKAPFDKTTNNFTDRNIQDLLYIALSEGHHEAVKEYTEHILRTKKYYLLTNKNKVNTNGLYLALQNGHTETVKKYIEIIAQSNMTIIDKKKFILAEKNGFPSLHIVLHNGHIETIKTYIEAIININSFSIDNKYELISGCSGTNSTPVLFMALSNGHANGVKAYIDGITNINIPINYKYQLIQAKSDEFPGLYMALDNGHAEAVKAYIDGIANMNIPIDYKYQLIQAKTNDVPGLYMALDNGHAEAVKAYIDGIANMNIPIDYKYQLIQAKTNDVPGLYMALDNGHAEAVKIYIQTVSKINSFSYIDKAKLFVAKSDFGTPGLQGPLFNVSQDKKETIANYLKEIKEDSISIECAKIIMNNYNRAKQIKDMLLAWAQKYKSTEIKNRTDYPLLMKLLSYNRSSTFKKETTASMKQFMRCNGWK, encoded by the coding sequence ATGAATCTACTCAAACTACAAAAAGCTTTAAGCTATAAAATAGATGAAGGCGGAATGTGTTATGGTATAGCATTTATGGGTATACAAGCTATTATTAGAAATAAAGTTGATAGTTACATTTATCGAATTAATCTAATAAACAATTATATTGATAAATATGGCTGTGAAGATAAGGCTATAGAGGCATTAATTTTTGATATAAATACTGCATATAATAAAAGAACAAATAAATTAACTAGAGAAACATTAACAGATAATGATAATCGGCTATTAAGCATATTAGATTGGTTAGATGGTATTCAAATCTATCACGGGCTAGATTTGAAATCTATTGGAAAGAGTCATTATCATATTGAGTATCAAGACTATGAGAGGTCTACTAACTTTTTTGGAGGTAATGACGAAAGGTATCAAAAAATATTCTTACAATCAAAGGATGTTTGCTTATTAACTAGAGCAAAAATATCTGAGATTTACCATAAAGTTTTATATTCTAATAAATCTATAGCCTTTTCAATCACAAGGCCTGGACACATTATAGCCATCGGAAAAAGTAAATCATTTAATTCTATCTATCTAATAAATCACAACCAACATTCAATTATAAGTAATGCAGATCAGGCATTTAATCTAATATACAGAGCTTGCTTTGACGGAGTTGTGTCAGAAGATAAAGCTGTTTGCATATTAGAATTTACAGATATTTCATCATTAAGTAATCTTAAAGCTCCTTTTGATAAAACTACTAATAACTTTACTGATAGAAATATCCAAGATTTATTATATATAGCATTAAGCGAGGGTCATCATGAAGCTGTTAAGGAATATACTGAACATATCCTAAGAACTAAAAAATATTATTTATTAACTAATAAGAATAAAGTTAATACTAATGGATTATATTTAGCCTTACAAAATGGTCACACTGAAACAGTCAAGAAATACATTGAGATAATAGCCCAATCAAATATGACTATAATAGATAAAAAAAAGTTTATTCTAGCTGAAAAAAATGGCTTTCCGAGTCTACATATTGTTTTACATAATGGTCATATTGAGACAATAAAAACTTATATCGAAGCAATAATTAATATAAATAGTTTTAGTATAGATAATAAGTATGAATTAATTTCAGGCTGTTCTGGTACTAATAGTACTCCTGTATTATTTATGGCTTTATCAAATGGTCATGCTAATGGAGTTAAAGCTTATATCGATGGTATTACAAATATAAATATTCCTATCAATTATAAATACCAACTTATTCAAGCTAAATCAGATGAATTCCCTGGATTATATATGGCCTTAGATAATGGTCATGCTGAAGCTGTTAAGGCTTATATCGATGGTATTGCAAATATGAATATTCCTATCGATTATAAATACCAACTTATTCAAGCTAAAACAAATGATGTCCCTGGATTATATATGGCCTTAGATAATGGTCATGCTGAAGCTGTTAAGGCTTATATCGATGGTATTGCAAATATGAATATTCCTATCGATTATAAATACCAACTTATTCAAGCTAAAACAAATGATGTCCCTGGATTATATATGGCCTTAGATAATGGTCATGCTGAAGCTGTTAAAATATATATACAAACAGTTTCAAAGATAAATAGTTTTAGTTATATTGATAAAGCTAAGCTATTTGTTGCTAAGTCAGATTTTGGAACTCCTGGATTACAGGGTCCCTTATTCAATGTATCTCAAGACAAAAAAGAAACTATAGCTAACTATCTAAAAGAAATTAAAGAAGATAGTATTAGTATTGAATGTGCAAAAATCATTATGAATAACTATAACCGTGCTAAACAAATAAAAGATATGCTCTTAGCTTGGGCACAAAAGTATAAATCTACAGAAATTAAAAACAGAACAGATTATCCCTTACTCATGAAGTTGTTATCTTATAATCGATCATCAACTTTTAAAAAAGAAACAACCGCTTCAATGAAACAATTTATGCGTTGTAACGGTTGGAAATAG